TTTCATTATTTTGATACTCATTGAATGTCTCCCGATAATACTAGCAAGTCATCAGCACTGGAGGATTGTATTTATAGCAACTGGATGAGTCAACCCCAGAAACACAATCTGTAGCAAATAAGGAACGCCGATACATAGACGAGTGCTGTGACAACGAGGCACGAGGCGGCACCGCTTTGCTTTTAGGTTAATGGTGTCATCAGGCTGTATATTGACCGAGGGGAGTTCTTTTTAGAACTCCTGCTTCAACACATCGGTATCACATTGATCGCTGTGTCGATTACCACCCTTTTGGGACTCTTGATCAGTGTGTTGATGACAAGAAATACGTTTTTTGCATCCCTGATGCTGACCACCACGAAATTCCTCTACACGATTCCTTCCATAGCCCTGTTCGGCATACTGGTAACCATTACCGGCATTGGGAACAAAAGTGCGATCACGGCCCTGATTGTTTACGGTTTGCTGCCCATCATCCGCAATACCTACGTAGGAATCAGGGATGTGGATCCTCAGATTATTGAATCAGCGGTGGGCATGGGGACCACGGAATGGCAGCTTCTCTTCAGGATCAAGCTGCCCTTGGCACTGCCGGTCATCATTTCCGGATTCAGAACCATGGTTATCATGACGATTGCGCTGGGGGGGATTGCCTCTTTTATCGGGGCTGGTGGCCTTGGCGTGGCGATTTACAGGGGGATTTCCACTTATTTCCCCGAAATGATTATTGCCGGAAGCCTGCTGGTGGCCACACTGGCCATTTTTACGGATTGGCTTCTGCAGATTGCAGAGAAAAAACTGACGAAACGGATTCTTGGATCCGGAAAGAGAGTGTAGATCATGAAAAAGGTCCTCGCTTTACTGGCTATCATAGTAACGGTCACGTCTCTGTCCGGATGCAGCGATAAAAAAGAGGAAACGGCAAAAAAATCGTCCTTGCCAGTAAACCCATGACGGAACAGTTCGTCATCGCGGAAATGCTGACTGCTCTGATCGAACAGGAAACGGACATAGAAGTTGAATACAAAGAAGGCATCGGTGGCGGTACATCCAGCCAGCATTCACCCTGCCATGAAAGCCGGAGAAATTGATCTCTCTCCCGAATACACCGGGACTGGATGGATGTTTGTTCTGGAAAAAGAACTGATCAAGGATCCCGAGGCTCTCTATGAAGCGGTGAAAGCAGGATATAATATTATATGGGTATGTCCCTTTTAGTCTCTCCTAATCCTGTTTTCCAACCATTGGAAAAAATGTTTCCAATGATTGGAACGCACCCTGCTGTGCTTACTTCGCTGAATTCAGCGCGTTGGTATATACGGCCAGAATATCGTTCAGCAGGGGAAAGCCTTGGGAAGTCAGTCCCGAAGGATTAATAGCCTATCCTTTGCACACCTACCACCACACCTACCACCGCCAAACGCCAAACGCCTACATTTCATGCATGTATAAGGAAATACTACCTCTC
This sequence is a window from Spartobacteria bacterium. Protein-coding genes within it:
- a CDS encoding ABC transporter permease, encoding MRLYIDRGEFFLELLLQHIGITLIAVSITTLLGLLISVLMTRNTFFASLMLTTTKFLYTIPSIALFGILVTITGIGNKSAITALIVYGLLPIIRNTYVGIRDVDPQIIESAVGMGTTEWQLLFRIKLPLALPVIISGFRTMVIMTIALGGIASFIGAGGLGVAIYRGISTYFPEMIIAGSLLVATLAIFTDWLLQIAEKKLTKRILGSGKRV